Proteins encoded in a region of the Zea mays cultivar B73 chromosome 4, Zm-B73-REFERENCE-NAM-5.0, whole genome shotgun sequence genome:
- the LOC100193058 gene encoding protein EMSY-LIKE 3 isoform X2 yields MKGSGRITGNGRDSVGASLYTRVQPQTDMETQIHELEQEAYCSVLRAFKAQSDAITWEKESLITELRKELQVSDKEHRELLNKVNGDDIIRRIRKWRESTGGLMINLVNNSQRTHDPIPSPTTSARKRQKMSQPILSACVPAPSAMHSQPLTAPMQPSSSGAKKGAQPGTKVKKTKPGQKIPGGSAVKSMPSSAGPGGRGTIINRNMSAGLPPESSQLNPLIGRKVMTRWPDDNSFYEAEITDYDASKDIYTLVYDINTADETWEWVDFKEMAPEDIRWDGEEPDLNLIGRGAPVHGMKSSSRGGPMSGTGRDRGPQKNSFKKDYPSQNGIGKKSVDYIEILHTETLIKEVERVFSSANPDPLEMERAKKALKEHEQSLIDAIARLAEASDADDRVRSLEYNRGWRNQHGGRYADDMTMDGHMAGDADAM; encoded by the exons ATGAAAGGCAGTGGACGCATCACTGGTAATGGAAGAGATAGTGTTGGTGCTTCTCTGTATACTAGAGTTCAACCTCAGACAGACATGGAAACACAAATACATGAGCTTGAGCAAGAAGCATATTGTTCAGTTCTTAGAGCATTCAAGGCTCAATCTGATGCTATAACATGG GAAAAAGAAAGTCTCATTACTGAGCTTAGGAAGGAGCTACAAGTATCTGACAAGGAACACAGGGAGTTGCTAAACAAAGTTAATGGCGATGATATTATTCGAAGAATAAG GAAATGGAGAGAGTCAACTGGTGGGCTTATGATTAATTTGGTGAATAATTCTCAGCGTACACATGACCCTATTCCCAGCCCTACGACATCTGCTCGCAAGAGGCAAAAGATGTCTCAACCCATTCTCTCTGCATGTGTACCTGCACCATCTGCTATGCATTCACAGCCTTTAACTGCACCGATGCAACCATCATCTTCAGGAGCAAAAAAGGGAGCTCAACCCGGCACAAAAGTGAAGAAGACCAAACCA GGCCAGAAGATACCTGGTGGCTCTGCAGTCAAATCTATGCCATCTTCTGCTGGTCCTGGTGGGCGAGGAACTATTATCAATAGGAATATGTCTGCTGGCCTTCCACCTGAAAGTTCACAATTAAATCCATTAATTGGTCGTAAAGTCATGACTCGGTGGCCTGACGATAATAGCTTTTATGAAGCTGAAATAACTGACTATGATGCATCAAAG GATATCTATACACTGGTTTATGACATAAATACAGCAGACGAGACATGGGAATGGGTTGACTTCAAGGAG ATGGCACCTGAGGATATAAGATGGGATGGCGAGGAGCCTGATTTAAACCTTATAGGTCGTGGTGCTCCCGTCCATGGTATGAAGTCAAGCAGTCGTGGTGGCCCCATGTCAGGTaccggaagagacagaggtccccAAAAGAACTCATTCAAGAAAGATTATCCATCACAAAACGGTATTGGGAAGAAGAGTGTTGACTACATAGAAATTCTCCATACAGAGACACTCATAAAGGAG GTGGAGCGGGTTTTCAGTTCAGCCAACCCTGACCCCCTTGAGATGGAGAGGGCTAAGAAAGCGCTAAAG GAGCACGAACAATCATTAATTGATGCGATTGCAAGGCTTGCTGAGGCGTCTGATG CAGATGATCGTGTGCGATCTTTGGAGTATAACCGTGGATGGAGGAACCAACATGGAGGAAGATATGCGGATGATATGACCATGGACGGCCACATGGCTGGAGATGCAGATGCCATGTAA
- the LOC100193058 gene encoding protein EMSY-LIKE 3 isoform X3, whose translation MKGSGRITGNGRDSVGASLYTRVQPQTDMETQIHELEQEAYCSVLRAFKAQSDAITWEKESLITELRKELQVSDKEHRELLNKVNGDDIIRRIRKWRESTGGLMINLVNNSQRTHDPIPSPTTSARKRQKMSQPILSACVPAPSAMHSQPLTAPMQPSSSGAKKGAQPGTKVKKTKPGQKIPGGSAVKSMPSSAGPGGRGTIINRNMSAGLPPESSQLNPLIGRKVMTRWPDDNSFYEAEITDYDASKDIYTLVYDINTADETWEWVDFKEMAPEDIRWDGEEPDLNLIGRGAPVHGMKSSSRGGPMSGTGRDRGPQKNSFKKDYPSQNGIGKKSVDYIEILHTETLIKEVERVFSSANPDPLEMERAKKALKEHEQSLIDAIARLAEASDDDRVRSLEYNRGWRNQHGGRYADDMTMDGHMAGDADAM comes from the exons ATGAAAGGCAGTGGACGCATCACTGGTAATGGAAGAGATAGTGTTGGTGCTTCTCTGTATACTAGAGTTCAACCTCAGACAGACATGGAAACACAAATACATGAGCTTGAGCAAGAAGCATATTGTTCAGTTCTTAGAGCATTCAAGGCTCAATCTGATGCTATAACATGG GAAAAAGAAAGTCTCATTACTGAGCTTAGGAAGGAGCTACAAGTATCTGACAAGGAACACAGGGAGTTGCTAAACAAAGTTAATGGCGATGATATTATTCGAAGAATAAG GAAATGGAGAGAGTCAACTGGTGGGCTTATGATTAATTTGGTGAATAATTCTCAGCGTACACATGACCCTATTCCCAGCCCTACGACATCTGCTCGCAAGAGGCAAAAGATGTCTCAACCCATTCTCTCTGCATGTGTACCTGCACCATCTGCTATGCATTCACAGCCTTTAACTGCACCGATGCAACCATCATCTTCAGGAGCAAAAAAGGGAGCTCAACCCGGCACAAAAGTGAAGAAGACCAAACCA GGCCAGAAGATACCTGGTGGCTCTGCAGTCAAATCTATGCCATCTTCTGCTGGTCCTGGTGGGCGAGGAACTATTATCAATAGGAATATGTCTGCTGGCCTTCCACCTGAAAGTTCACAATTAAATCCATTAATTGGTCGTAAAGTCATGACTCGGTGGCCTGACGATAATAGCTTTTATGAAGCTGAAATAACTGACTATGATGCATCAAAG GATATCTATACACTGGTTTATGACATAAATACAGCAGACGAGACATGGGAATGGGTTGACTTCAAGGAG ATGGCACCTGAGGATATAAGATGGGATGGCGAGGAGCCTGATTTAAACCTTATAGGTCGTGGTGCTCCCGTCCATGGTATGAAGTCAAGCAGTCGTGGTGGCCCCATGTCAGGTaccggaagagacagaggtccccAAAAGAACTCATTCAAGAAAGATTATCCATCACAAAACGGTATTGGGAAGAAGAGTGTTGACTACATAGAAATTCTCCATACAGAGACACTCATAAAGGAG GTGGAGCGGGTTTTCAGTTCAGCCAACCCTGACCCCCTTGAGATGGAGAGGGCTAAGAAAGCGCTAAAG GAGCACGAACAATCATTAATTGATGCGATTGCAAGGCTTGCTGAGGCGTCTGATG ATGATCGTGTGCGATCTTTGGAGTATAACCGTGGATGGAGGAACCAACATGGAGGAAGATATGCGGATGATATGACCATGGACGGCCACATGGCTGGAGATGCAGATGCCATGTAA
- the LOC100193058 gene encoding protein EMSY-LIKE 3 isoform X1 has translation MDCVGAVDSSGTDDDLPQSYQNSRGMKGSGRITGNGRDSVGASLYTRVQPQTDMETQIHELEQEAYCSVLRAFKAQSDAITWEKESLITELRKELQVSDKEHRELLNKVNGDDIIRRIRKWRESTGGLMINLVNNSQRTHDPIPSPTTSARKRQKMSQPILSACVPAPSAMHSQPLTAPMQPSSSGAKKGAQPGTKVKKTKPGQKIPGGSAVKSMPSSAGPGGRGTIINRNMSAGLPPESSQLNPLIGRKVMTRWPDDNSFYEAEITDYDASKDIYTLVYDINTADETWEWVDFKEMAPEDIRWDGEEPDLNLIGRGAPVHGMKSSSRGGPMSGTGRDRGPQKNSFKKDYPSQNGIGKKSVDYIEILHTETLIKEVERVFSSANPDPLEMERAKKALKEHEQSLIDAIARLAEASDADDRVRSLEYNRGWRNQHGGRYADDMTMDGHMAGDADAM, from the exons GAACCGATGATGATCTTCCACAATCATATCAGAACAGCAGAGGCATGAAAGGCAGTGGACGCATCACTGGTAATGGAAGAGATAGTGTTGGTGCTTCTCTGTATACTAGAGTTCAACCTCAGACAGACATGGAAACACAAATACATGAGCTTGAGCAAGAAGCATATTGTTCAGTTCTTAGAGCATTCAAGGCTCAATCTGATGCTATAACATGG GAAAAAGAAAGTCTCATTACTGAGCTTAGGAAGGAGCTACAAGTATCTGACAAGGAACACAGGGAGTTGCTAAACAAAGTTAATGGCGATGATATTATTCGAAGAATAAG GAAATGGAGAGAGTCAACTGGTGGGCTTATGATTAATTTGGTGAATAATTCTCAGCGTACACATGACCCTATTCCCAGCCCTACGACATCTGCTCGCAAGAGGCAAAAGATGTCTCAACCCATTCTCTCTGCATGTGTACCTGCACCATCTGCTATGCATTCACAGCCTTTAACTGCACCGATGCAACCATCATCTTCAGGAGCAAAAAAGGGAGCTCAACCCGGCACAAAAGTGAAGAAGACCAAACCA GGCCAGAAGATACCTGGTGGCTCTGCAGTCAAATCTATGCCATCTTCTGCTGGTCCTGGTGGGCGAGGAACTATTATCAATAGGAATATGTCTGCTGGCCTTCCACCTGAAAGTTCACAATTAAATCCATTAATTGGTCGTAAAGTCATGACTCGGTGGCCTGACGATAATAGCTTTTATGAAGCTGAAATAACTGACTATGATGCATCAAAG GATATCTATACACTGGTTTATGACATAAATACAGCAGACGAGACATGGGAATGGGTTGACTTCAAGGAG ATGGCACCTGAGGATATAAGATGGGATGGCGAGGAGCCTGATTTAAACCTTATAGGTCGTGGTGCTCCCGTCCATGGTATGAAGTCAAGCAGTCGTGGTGGCCCCATGTCAGGTaccggaagagacagaggtccccAAAAGAACTCATTCAAGAAAGATTATCCATCACAAAACGGTATTGGGAAGAAGAGTGTTGACTACATAGAAATTCTCCATACAGAGACACTCATAAAGGAG GTGGAGCGGGTTTTCAGTTCAGCCAACCCTGACCCCCTTGAGATGGAGAGGGCTAAGAAAGCGCTAAAG GAGCACGAACAATCATTAATTGATGCGATTGCAAGGCTTGCTGAGGCGTCTGATG CAGATGATCGTGTGCGATCTTTGGAGTATAACCGTGGATGGAGGAACCAACATGGAGGAAGATATGCGGATGATATGACCATGGACGGCCACATGGCTGGAGATGCAGATGCCATGTAA
- the LOC100193058 gene encoding protein EMSY-LIKE 3 isoform X4 gives MDCVGAVDSSGTDDDLPQSYQNSRGMKGSGRITGNGRDSVGASLYTRVQPQTDMETQIHELEQEAYCSVLRAFKAQSDAITWEKESLITELRKELQVSDKEHRELLNKVNGDDIIRRIRKWRESTGGLMINLVNNSQRTHDPIPSPTTSARKRQKMSQPILSACVPAPSAMHSQPLTAPMQPSSSGAKKGAQPGTKVKKTKPGQKIPGGSAVKSMPSSAGPGGRGTIINRNMSAGLPPESSQLNPLIGRKVMTRWPDDNSFYEAEITDYDASKDIYTLVYDINTADETWEWVDFKEMAPEDIRWDGEEPDLNLIGRGAPVHGMKSSSRGGPMSGTGRDRGPQKNSFKKDYPSQNGIGKKSVDYIEILHTETLIKEVERVFSSANPDPLEMERAKKALKEHEQSLIDAIARLAEASDGEGVKCCA, from the exons GAACCGATGATGATCTTCCACAATCATATCAGAACAGCAGAGGCATGAAAGGCAGTGGACGCATCACTGGTAATGGAAGAGATAGTGTTGGTGCTTCTCTGTATACTAGAGTTCAACCTCAGACAGACATGGAAACACAAATACATGAGCTTGAGCAAGAAGCATATTGTTCAGTTCTTAGAGCATTCAAGGCTCAATCTGATGCTATAACATGG GAAAAAGAAAGTCTCATTACTGAGCTTAGGAAGGAGCTACAAGTATCTGACAAGGAACACAGGGAGTTGCTAAACAAAGTTAATGGCGATGATATTATTCGAAGAATAAG GAAATGGAGAGAGTCAACTGGTGGGCTTATGATTAATTTGGTGAATAATTCTCAGCGTACACATGACCCTATTCCCAGCCCTACGACATCTGCTCGCAAGAGGCAAAAGATGTCTCAACCCATTCTCTCTGCATGTGTACCTGCACCATCTGCTATGCATTCACAGCCTTTAACTGCACCGATGCAACCATCATCTTCAGGAGCAAAAAAGGGAGCTCAACCCGGCACAAAAGTGAAGAAGACCAAACCA GGCCAGAAGATACCTGGTGGCTCTGCAGTCAAATCTATGCCATCTTCTGCTGGTCCTGGTGGGCGAGGAACTATTATCAATAGGAATATGTCTGCTGGCCTTCCACCTGAAAGTTCACAATTAAATCCATTAATTGGTCGTAAAGTCATGACTCGGTGGCCTGACGATAATAGCTTTTATGAAGCTGAAATAACTGACTATGATGCATCAAAG GATATCTATACACTGGTTTATGACATAAATACAGCAGACGAGACATGGGAATGGGTTGACTTCAAGGAG ATGGCACCTGAGGATATAAGATGGGATGGCGAGGAGCCTGATTTAAACCTTATAGGTCGTGGTGCTCCCGTCCATGGTATGAAGTCAAGCAGTCGTGGTGGCCCCATGTCAGGTaccggaagagacagaggtccccAAAAGAACTCATTCAAGAAAGATTATCCATCACAAAACGGTATTGGGAAGAAGAGTGTTGACTACATAGAAATTCTCCATACAGAGACACTCATAAAGGAG GTGGAGCGGGTTTTCAGTTCAGCCAACCCTGACCCCCTTGAGATGGAGAGGGCTAAGAAAGCGCTAAAG GAGCACGAACAATCATTAATTGATGCGATTGCAAGGCTTGCTGAGGCGTCTGATGGTGAGGGTGTTAAGTGTTGTGCATAA
- the LOC100193058 gene encoding Protein EMSY-LIKE 3: protein MDCVGAVDSSGTDDDLPQSYQNSRGMKGSGRITGNGRDSVGASLYTRVQPQTDMETQIHELEQEAYCSVLRAFKAQSDAITWEKESLITELRKELQVSDKEHRELLNKVNGDDIIRRIRKWRESTGGLMINLVNNSQRTHDPIPSPTTSARKRQKMSQPILSACVPAPSAMHSQPLTAPMQPSSSGAKKGAQPGTKVKKTKPGQKIPGGSAVKSMPSSAGPGGRGTIINRNMSAGLPPESSQLNPLIGRKVMTRWPDDNSFYEAEITDYDASKDIYTLVYDINTADETWEWVDFKEMAPEDIRWDGEEPDLNLIGRGAPVHGMKSSSRGGPMSGTGRDRGPQKNSFKKDYPSQNGIGKKSVDYIEILHTETLIKEVERVFSSANPDPLEMERAKKALKEHEQSLIDAIARLAEASDDDRVRSLEYNRGWRNQHGGRYADDMTMDGHMAGDADAM from the exons GAACCGATGATGATCTTCCACAATCATATCAGAACAGCAGAGGCATGAAAGGCAGTGGACGCATCACTGGTAATGGAAGAGATAGTGTTGGTGCTTCTCTGTATACTAGAGTTCAACCTCAGACAGACATGGAAACACAAATACATGAGCTTGAGCAAGAAGCATATTGTTCAGTTCTTAGAGCATTCAAGGCTCAATCTGATGCTATAACATGG GAAAAAGAAAGTCTCATTACTGAGCTTAGGAAGGAGCTACAAGTATCTGACAAGGAACACAGGGAGTTGCTAAACAAAGTTAATGGCGATGATATTATTCGAAGAATAAG GAAATGGAGAGAGTCAACTGGTGGGCTTATGATTAATTTGGTGAATAATTCTCAGCGTACACATGACCCTATTCCCAGCCCTACGACATCTGCTCGCAAGAGGCAAAAGATGTCTCAACCCATTCTCTCTGCATGTGTACCTGCACCATCTGCTATGCATTCACAGCCTTTAACTGCACCGATGCAACCATCATCTTCAGGAGCAAAAAAGGGAGCTCAACCCGGCACAAAAGTGAAGAAGACCAAACCA GGCCAGAAGATACCTGGTGGCTCTGCAGTCAAATCTATGCCATCTTCTGCTGGTCCTGGTGGGCGAGGAACTATTATCAATAGGAATATGTCTGCTGGCCTTCCACCTGAAAGTTCACAATTAAATCCATTAATTGGTCGTAAAGTCATGACTCGGTGGCCTGACGATAATAGCTTTTATGAAGCTGAAATAACTGACTATGATGCATCAAAG GATATCTATACACTGGTTTATGACATAAATACAGCAGACGAGACATGGGAATGGGTTGACTTCAAGGAG ATGGCACCTGAGGATATAAGATGGGATGGCGAGGAGCCTGATTTAAACCTTATAGGTCGTGGTGCTCCCGTCCATGGTATGAAGTCAAGCAGTCGTGGTGGCCCCATGTCAGGTaccggaagagacagaggtccccAAAAGAACTCATTCAAGAAAGATTATCCATCACAAAACGGTATTGGGAAGAAGAGTGTTGACTACATAGAAATTCTCCATACAGAGACACTCATAAAGGAG GTGGAGCGGGTTTTCAGTTCAGCCAACCCTGACCCCCTTGAGATGGAGAGGGCTAAGAAAGCGCTAAAG GAGCACGAACAATCATTAATTGATGCGATTGCAAGGCTTGCTGAGGCGTCTGATG ATGATCGTGTGCGATCTTTGGAGTATAACCGTGGATGGAGGAACCAACATGGAGGAAGATATGCGGATGATATGACCATGGACGGCCACATGGCTGGAGATGCAGATGCCATGTAA